The genomic window ttttgataatttctatctcaacaacaaaaacattcagcACTTGTGTAGCTGTCAAAACTCAAAATCCTCTATAATAGTTTCACTAATCCTCGCTGCGCGGCGCCACCGTATCTTGCGATCGCGAATACGAATCGTTGGGACTGCTTCTCGATATAACAACCAACGTGGTGGTGTTCTCTTTCGATAACAGGACAATTCAAAATGATCCGAACAAATGCGAAAATCTTTTGGATTATTCGTAATACCAGCAAATTTTCTCCATTGCTTTCGTCTGcaataaatcagttaataattaattacattatctttactatttattcttgttaaaatattcatttttcactatacttttattttataattaatattttccaaattcaatagatcaccaaataaattttacatttacttgaCTGTTATGTACTtacatcattaaatttttcggCTCAGAAAAgaatgaatgatttttattttgtttttgtgttctTGTACAACCTTTCACATTACAAcgaaccatttttttttaatttttactttaaaattattaatttattaagtattacGTCTTAAGAAaccaaaatcatcaaaaaccCAAGCGTAGATATCTGTCACAAAGACTATCtgtcatatttcaaaaatcctCCTTCATCGTCGCCCCCGCAAAAGCCAACAAGCTCGTTAGTGTATATCCTGAAAAACCAGATGTCGCTTACAATTATACGgctgcttcttgtctatcctatagtagtagagtgaaattacgccttgtgtatggattaaaagttcgagcaacgaaactttggggtttttcttttcacatcaaaataagtattttttgaaatttttactttcccggagtggtgcaacatgtttaaaaaacaaaatggcgtcaaaaatgaaatttttttcagaaattttatcatttttattttatattcgcaaaaggaggcatcggtgcatatccaaatttggtaggtttgtagtccatgttaagaactactcctcataattttttggtggggtttcgtcccttcccctcccagttatatatatatgtatacatacatatggtaaaacagttcatttgactataacttgaaaaatattcgattgattttaatgaaactaatatcaatagtaggttttattacttacaactttcggttaaaatttaagcgaaatccgttaaatagttcggccaaaatttccaatttaggaaattgtttaaaatggctgccattttatgccattttgtcctacgaggttaaatttttttttaaattgtagctttttttattatctttcgattttataataagtggcttacccgtaaaatgactccttgatccatatttttgcgaaaatcggaaaatttagcactttctggaaataattgtttgggggggtgtatggactggctttggggggtgttttttgctttggcatgagaaaactatttttaaaagaggtatatatggtttaaagcaaaatttttaagttttaacccccgcgctgtaagggggaaggggtgtatgaaataaatgtgtcttaaaagattttaaaaagaggtcaaaatagtttaaaatgctaaagtaaccaaaaattttagatgcttttattaatatagcactttttacaacatccaccccttcccctcccgctttcatattttttgcaaattcaaaatttttatgacgtataaagaggttttgggggtcgctgatctcgaacttttggcccaaataagtacaccccctaaaaatattacaattgtttttgataatctattgcaaaattcgagatcagcgaccccaaaaacccctttatacgtcataaaaattttgaatttgcaaaaaatatgaaagcgggaggggaaggggtggatgttgtaaaaagtgctatattaataaaagcatctaaaatttttggttactttagcattttaaactattttgacctctttttaaaatcttttaagacacatttatttcatacaccccttcccccttacagcgcgggggttaaaacttaaaaattttgctttaaaccatatagacctcttttaaaaatagttttctcatgccaaagcaaaaaacaccccccaaagccagtccatacacccccccaaacaattatttccagaaagtgctaaattttccgattttcgcaaaaatatggatcaaggagtcattttacgggtaagccacttattataaaatcgaaagataataaaaaaagctacaatttaaaaaaaaatttaacctcgtaggacaaaatggcataaaatggcagccattttaaacaatttcctaaattggaaattttggccgaactatttaacggatttcgcttaaattttaaccgaaagttgtaagtaataaaacctactattgatattagtttcattaaaatcaatcgaatatttttcaagttatagtcaaatgaactgttttaccatatgtatgtatacatatatatataactgggaggggaagggacgaaaccccaccaaaaaattatgaggagtagttcttaacatggactacaaacctaccaaatttggatatgcaccgatgcctccttttgcgaatataaaataaaaatgataaaatttctgaaaaaaatttcatttttgacgccattttgttttttaaacatgttgcaccactccgggaaagtaaaaaatttcaaaaaatacttattttgatgtgaaaagaaaaaccccaaagtttcgttgctcgaacttttaatccatataacagcctttttttgcttagatttactccagtatagTCTTTgatcattattatcaacttaaagtgacgtcaaaccaaccttcgtgtaacatcgtgtgtttccggatcgttttcgccaatttgaattttaattattttcattgcctGTTTTCTCGGCTTcaaaaaaaatcggggaaaacaattagcccatttatcaagacatttactttcatttaaaaaaaaagaaaaaaaaatgtgaaacagGTCTATTGAGTAATCAAATAATGCcaaatcaaatatataatattaaaattaaatctaataacATTCGATTATGTCACAATTGGTATCGCCAGCCTAATTCATCCTGTCACGACACtcttgaaaatctaaaaactgACGTTTAAATGTTATCGACAACTGGGGAAATTGGttaaaaatgtcgaatttaatttattgtcgCCTATGTGGATTAGAATTGCCACTGCcttgtataaaaactttggaacaaataaaagatgaaaatttagACACAGTTATCTACCAAtgtttacatattaatttgaatttaaatgatGTTTTCCCAAAAACTACTTGTTATAACTGTTGCAATGCTGTTCTAGAATATCATAACTTTCTAAACAAAGTTCAAAATGTTCAACTTAAATTacgtgaaatatttattgaaaacgcactaaatattaaaactgaAACTAATGATGATGAGAcaagaaattttgtatatgaacCATTATTTTCTTACATGGATAATAAGGCAtcgaaaaaaacagaaaatagtaCCGCTACTAATAAAAGTCCGTTTCCATTTAATGAAGTGAAATCAGAAGATAATGATTCGTCTAATGAAATTGTAATCAGCGAACCCACAGATTTGAAAGGTATTTttgaacaattaattatttactaaagaGTATTTTATCGAAGTATACTTTAATTTCGATGTCAAAAATGTGAATGTTTTGCTCGTAAACTGTTTGGTACTTTTTAGAAGaaacatcgataaaaaaagaagaaaatcgaACAGAAACTTCTAAGCAATGTtcaaaatgtgatttttattgTGAATCAGCAACTGATTTGGAAGAACATATTGAATCATTTCACGATGATTGGGTATTTTCTGAATCAGAAAGTAAAGAGTctaaaccaagtatgtatttTTTCGCTGAGCTGTTAGAAACTTGAATTAAACTGCgacgaaataaaatttacaggTAAAAAGAGTCTTAGTAAAACAAAAAGACAAAAGAAagctttagtaaaaaaatatgattgtgaaaaatgtggaaaatcttttaaacaaaaatcagaTTTGCAAAGACATCATTTTACCCATGTTGAAGATAAACCAATCGAATGTGGTGAATGTGGTAAAAAGTaagcttatttattattttccctcttagtttttatttatctaagaCAAATGTTTGAGCCATGTGACAATCATCTTCACTCATCTTGGTACTACCAAAAGAGAGTAATTTCTGTTTTCTCGAGGTAATAgacttttttcacattttttttaaataaaagtaaatgtcttgataaatgggctaattttttccccgatttttttggagccatatgaccgagaaaacaggcaatgaaaattattaaaaatcaaattggcgaaaacgatccggaaacacacgatgttacacgaaggtaggtttgacgtcatttaaagttgataataatgatatattaatacaactgttgacactgttttattgtcattgcttgtcggattgacatcacagatcacgtgtgcggtggagaaaaaaaaatcgtttgaaattatttcaaatattgtgacttttttacaatttttttcatagtgtttttattgttaagaatgcgtaatttttgagttacaggctctactcgacctatattttcataaaaaatttcaaaaagcatttctgtttttcatgaaagaGGTCTATGATATGATTACTCTAACTTTATCAATGAAAGAACTACTCCTTTCGCCACTAAACTTGAAATAGTCTTTTTGATACTAAAGTTTTTATTGCTATCTGATTATTCGCCACTTTTCTAACCgttagattatattattatacagtgacatttaattttaattttgtataattttgtgATTCAGATTTAAACATCCCGAAGGATTGAAagaacatacaaaaaaacatttaccgccacaagaaaataatcaatacaaatgtgatgtttgtaataaaatgttaatttcggCCAACggtttattttatcataaaaaaatgcatGAAGGTAATATTAAGTTACTAAATTAATCGAGAGAATTTCCTCAAAAAAACCCCACcttattctgttttttttttttttttttttttttctaagatagTACATATAACGGTATCGAGGATCacaattaactattttaaattgattcaaaaaatcatagttcctttagaaaaaaagttattttttttttaccatccGTCCGGCGTTTTTTTAACGCCGTAAATTGATGGTTTGTGAAAAATTGGCACAGTTggtctcaaaaataaaaacttttcaatagatGTAGAACCATATCTTAAACGTACaatgaaaaaattctaaatgatttatcgtaaaattttgatttaatttaatttttatactatgtatctatatatgtaatatatatcatagtatattaagtttagtcccaaatttgtaacgcttaaaaataatgatgctaggaaaaaaaattttgtcatagctgttcataaaattacctaattagtccatttccggttgtccgtccgtccgtccgtccgtctgtggacacgataactcaaaaacgaaaaaagatatcgagctgaaatttttacagcgtactcaggacgtaaaaagtgaggtcgagttcataaaagagtaacatgggtcaattggttcttgggtccgtagggcccatcttgtaaaccgtaagagatagaacaaaagtttaaatgtaataaatgttccttataaaaaaataaacttttgtttgaaacattttttcgtaaacatcattgttcacccgcgagggcgcaaattgtataatatgtattatggtaatatcagtcatgtatgtgagacatgtatgtatgtgtactgtgacagtgtaatcaacacagtctatacatggtatttcaacaattaactcagtcaattgtttgttttcacttgttattatcaCAGTTTCTGtctctttgaaatttttaataacgcGCTTATGAATGGTATCATAATTAAATGCCATCAtgtattaatgaatattatatggAGTGTAGAGTAAAAGGAGAATCATCTCTTATGACTGACCAAAAAAGTGTCCACAAAAAGCTGTTGATTATAGTTCCAAAACCAACTAAAAAGGCGCTGATGACCACTGATGACTgatggttcaattttttttctagcatattcatatatatatatatattttcattcaaatgccGTCATCAGCTTACGGCAGCGCCACCACAATTTCACATGACTTTatggacactttttatatacagagatgaTTCTCCTTTTACTCTACACTCCATAGAATATTAGtaacaagttttatttaattcataaccaaaataatattaattaaatacgttgctttttggaaaaaaaagggaatttttagattatgtttatgaatttaaacaaCAGCTGCTCATTGAATTTGTCAGTTAAATTTTAGTCAActgagttttaaaaaatgtttttacgatTGTTAATAcgtgtttaatttaataaataaaatattataatgttttattttaatttattataaattttttttgtatcattagtTGTAAAAATGTTTCCCATCTCGATATTGCTATACTATTCTAGCAACAAAACAATtcaaaagttttagaaattagaaaggtcgctaaaaatgaaagaaataagAGGTAATTCTTTCGATGGCAAATGTATattgtcatattttttataccaagttTTTCTCAATTATAAAAAGGGACGTATGAATATATTTGCGAAGTTTGTGGTACTAAATGTCGAACACAACAAAATTTGGTTGGTCATCGTCTCACCCATCAAACAGAAACTCCGTTTCATtgtgaaatatgtacaaaatcGTAAGAGATATATATTGGTCTAGATTTAGATGAATTTATACCGAggctaataaattttaaattattgaatatgcTTCTAGTTTTAAGAGTGAAGTTAGACTCAAGAAACATCAACTAGTACATAGTGACATAAAACCTCATATTTGTGATGTTTgtggacaaaaatttaaagtgaaAAGCAGTTTAGCTCGTCATCATACTTCACATTCCAAAGAGTTGCCATTTGAATGcagttattgtaaaaaatgttttcgagAAAAACGTTTTCTACAggtaaacacaaaaaaaaaaaaacaataattgattgaaaGAATCCATGTTAGTTGTATCTTAACCCATCCAGTTGTTCAACGcgataattagaaaaaaaatactagtttttaagaaaacatatatGAGAAAATATAGGACTTTGGGaaatagaaagttattttaaaaaatcggaaAGGTGTGAAAAACTgttgtaaacatttttgttgtaaaaaaagacggaaaaagcattttaattaaaaaatttttattgttctttGCAATTTCATCGTTTCATCATGCATCTACGTGATTAATAATTATGCAGACGTTGTATCACAATTTCCCGTGGGGGTATTTGCTAGATTTCCTCCATCTGGCGCCTACCAGGTGGCGTATAGGGGAATGCTTGAAAAccggtaatttttttaaaaaaatattttttttcttctaattatCGCGTTGAAAAACCGGACGGGTTTTAATACTGAGGTATTTTACGCCGCACATACTGCACTATAAGGATGCTTGATAAGAAAGATTTGTTACCGCCTTCATAAAGTGTCTTAAAACTATTAATgagatgtttatttaatttttaaattttaggttcATCTTAGACAACACACAGGTGAACGTCCGTACTCCTGTAAAGAATGTAACCATCATTTTACAGATTcctcaaattatataaaacacatGCGTGGTCGACACGGGTATTACAAACCCATTAAAAATGTGATAATAATGAGAAATAATGCAGTTGTTTCtacttaattttcgaaataaaataatttttttattatttattccaatccaattttatttacctttaatcttagttttaaaaaaaagtaatcttAGTGGTGATTGAACTTAGCTGGAACTAAGCCAGCCAGTTGGGTACAAAACTGATTTGAAATGCTAGTTGTTGTCTGTTCGTTCATTTTTAACTTCCGGCgtaaaaagaggggtgttataagtttgatcactGAGTGTTCTCAGCtacgtttcaagaaaatcggttcagaTTTATTATACTTTGATTTTATATGCATTCATTTCTGACATGTATGCCAAATGAATATTACGAATATATTGGGTAAaccattttaatgtataaagCCTTTTTTTCGCCAAAGTGTTTTGGGAATTAATGATCCGAGTAAAATTGGTTTACTTTAAGGGGGATTCGAATTTGATCTTTTCATTTTAGAATCGTTGAAAATTCATCTTATCTTCGTAAATAATAAGAGATAGGGAAAATGTTAAAACTAGaatagaaagttattctttataaaataataaacaacgttctcaatagaccttttcattttaaaaagtgattaccttttgtttcggatagattaaatgaataacaaatatcttgtatcttTGTTCAacttattgaaatgaaaagatgtattcaatgaaaatcaaatgaaaaacctTTCTAAACTTGTTTTGGCGTTCAATTCAACGAAATTTGGGTAACTTTTGAAAACATAATTtgggaagtttttttttttatcttataccATCGATTCCATTtatatcgaattatttttgaaaaaatgtgatGTGATGAATCGAACTTAATGATGTAGATGCGCCTTTATAGACAAagataaatataagaaattttattatctctGAATCTGACATTTGCAAGACACTGACAACCGCCAGGTGACAACTCTAAAATTTGACGTTTAGATGCTATCGACAACTGTAGAAATAGGttaaaaaatgtcgaatttaatttattgtcgaCTATGTGGATTAGAATTACCACTGCcttgtataaaaactttggaacaaataaaagatgaaaatttagACACAATTATCTACCAAtgtttacatattaatttgaatttaaatgatGTGTTCCCCAAAACTACTTGTTATAACTGTTGCAATGCTGTTCTAGAATATCATAACTTTCTAAACAAAgttcaaaatgttcaaattaaattacgtgaaatatttattgaaaatgcactaaatattaaaactgaAACTAATGATGATGAGACAAGAAATATTGTATATGTACCACTATTTTCGAATATCGATGATAAGGCATCGAAGAAAACAGAAAATAGTACCGCTACTAATAAAAGTACGTTTCCATTTAATGAAGTGAAATCAGAAGATAATGATTCGTCTAATGAAATTGAAATCAGTGAACCCACAGAATTGAAaggtatttttgattaattaaatttctttaaattaattatctactatataataaagttatttatttgaacGACCATGGGAATTAAAGGGTATTTTATCAAGTATACTTTACATTTGCTCGTATAGGGTTAAGGCGGCAACAGTGGCTATAGCGGGAACACTGGCGCAGTAGGCattgttaaaaaactataagAGATATCGTTCTACCTCTTTCATGCTTTAGACGGCCTTTCTATGCGTAGATATCACATGCAGTCCGCTTGCGCCCGCGATGTAAATAAGTCGTGTTATgagtgtttctttttttttgacgatagaaaaagtgaattttaagGTAAGATATACTTTGTATTTATTCACGAAAATTTCGTTATATCAAGGTATTATTAGTTTTACtggaaaataagtttaatcaaGTTTATTTTCGTAAATACTGAACTTCGGCTCACGCAAAACTGCGGCGCGTGGTGTAGCTTAATTCCAAAATAGCGGTTTTGTACACAGTGGCTCAAATCACTTGAGGTCACAGTGGTTCATGATTGATTCACTGTGTACTTATTATATCTTCTAATTATAACATTACTTTactattcgaaaatttaaaaaaatgctatatttttcgttaattttccTCTTTAAGATAGCTCGTTTAACGCCAAACTATAGCGTTAATAAAGTTTTCAGTGAAGAGCCAGAAAAAATGttgagattattttaaatactgtgCGTTACTCTTTTACGGATTAAGTACGAAGGAATGCCGAAGgttcttttcaataattaaaaaatgccaGATTCATGGAAAAAAAGAAATGGCAGGAAAGAACtggctttaaaattttaaaagttgaaatcCAGAACTTACTTTATGAAAACCTGAGGCGAGGAGTCTCGCAAGAGCAACGGCATtcaatagaacaaaagtaaaaagaaTCTATAACAACttataaaatcaaatgaaaagaaGTCCGGCATTTGTGGAGGGAACAAGAATATTTATTCTGGACGAAACTTCTACAACCACGGTCCAAAAACCGCAGAAAGTAATCGCACCAAAAGGTCATCAAAATATAGGCAAAGTAACAAGTGGTGAAAGAGGTACACTTATTACCACCTGTTGTATTATCAGTGCGAGTGGAGTAGCGTTACCCCCGGTGATGGTATTCCCTAGAAAAAACTATAAGGATTTTATGATAAGGAATACACTACCGGGTACTCTTGGGCTTGTAATTCCAATAGGATGGatgaaatgcaaaatttttccaGAAGTAGACATTTTATTTAAGCAAACTAATACAACTccagaaaatgaataaataaagactgcttaaaatacaaaaacagcATTAATATTTGACCTATATTATTGATGATTCACTGTGAATTTGCCTGATTCACTGTAAACTGAGGGCCTATTCACTGTATCCGATCCCCAGTACACAGTGGCTCAAAacagtttcttttttaaacactGCCTATCTCCCAATATATTCCTCCGTTGAACTAAATcgaattaaataatcaatatatattaGTTACACTATACACTACTCCTATTTGCATCTTCCTAGCAATCTTCTTAGTCAAGTGAGGGgtgcttgaaaaaaaaagtgaaccaCTGTTGCCGCCATGACCCTACTTTAATGTCGATGTAAAAAAAGTGAATGTTTTGTTCTTGATCTGTATGGTACTTTTTAGAAGAAACATCggtaaaaaaagaagaaaatcgaACTGAAACTTCTAAGCAATGTtcaaaatgtgatttttattgTGAATCAGCAACTGATTTGGAAGAACATATTGAATCATTTCACGATGATTGGGTATTTTCTGAATCAGAAAGTAAAGAGtgtaaaccaagtatgtatttTTTCACTGAGCTGTTAGAATCTTGAATTAAACTGCgacgaaataaaatttacaggTAAAAAGAGCCTTAGTAAAACAAAAAGACAAAAGAAAGCCTTAGTAAAATATGATTGTGAAAAATGTGGAaaatcttttaaacaaaaatctcATTTACAAAGACATCATTTTACCCATGTTGAAGATAAACCAATCAAATGTGATGAATGTGGTAAAAGGTAAGCTTATTGTTTTGCTCTTAAGTTTTTTATCTCAGGTAAATGTTTAGACCATGTGACAATCATCTTCACTCATCTTGGTACTATCAAAAGagagtaatttttgttttctcgaGGTAATGATATGAACActctatttttttgattaaagagCTACTTCTTTCGTCACTAAATGTGAAATAGTATTTTTGATACTAAAGTTTTTATTGCTATCTGATTATTCGCCACTTCTATAACCgttagattatattattatacagtgacatttaattttaattttgtataattttgtgATTCAGATTTAAACACCCCGAAGGATTAAAAGAACATTCAAGAAAACATTTACCACCACAAGAAAATAATCAATACAAATGTGATGTTtgcaataaaatgttaatttcagcCAACggtttattatatcataaaaagATGCATGAAGgtaatatcaatttattaaatttatcgagAGAATTTCCTCGAATTGAAACCCCCCTGATtctgattttttaaactattattttacgagaaaaggatatttttccaaatcgaataagagatataattaattaaaataatgaaacattACGTGGACTTGACTGCCTCTGTTCAATAACGCCGTAAATTCATGATTTGTGAAAAATTGGCACAGTtgatctcaaaaattataaatatattatatgtatagttttgttttaatttaattgtctCTGTTATTAATCGGAAATATTAAAACGCATTGTACGCATTAATTTGAATTGTAAACAATTCCTTAGATTATATATAAcgcgttttttaatggtatcaATATTAAACACAATTGATCATTTGATTTGATAGTCAAATTTTAGTCAACTGAgttctaaaaaatgtttttatgatttttaattattttattttaatttattataaattcttttgtatctttatttgtgaaaataacaATTCAAAAACCATTGCTGATACACTGCTATACTATCTTAATCTCAAAAGTCactaaaatgaaagaaataagAGGTAGTTCTctcgatgaaaaatttatataatcaattttttataccaagtcTTTCTCAACTATAAAAAGGGACGTATGAATATATTTGCGAAGTATGTGGTGCTAAATGTCGAACACAACAAAATTTGGCTGGTCATCGTCTCATGCATCAAACAGAAACTCCTTTTAATtgtgaaatatgtacaaaagcGTAAGTGATTTATATTGGTCTAGATTTAGATGAATTTATACTTgggttaataaattttaaattattgaattgtatGCTTCTAGTTTTAAGACTGAATATGGGCTCAAGAAACATCAATTAGTTCACAGCGACGTAAAACCTCATGTTTGTGATGTTTgtggacaaaaatttaaagaaaaaagaggTTTGGTTCGTCATCATAATTCACATTCCAAAGAACTGCCATTTGAATGtagttattgtaaaaaatgttttcgagAAAAACGTTTTCtacaggtaaataaaaaaatacaataaattttttattcaaaaaatcctTCATAGATATTGCAGTTGGATCTAATTTACATAAACACCTTTTTGTGGTTATATCGTGTCAGGTcgtaaagtcaataaaaataagaaactttttttacgagtaagaaaaaattttattttgtcaaaatgtgatattttcaATCCCTATctttcaataagttaattctgcgGGGTACAGAAAAAACGTTTACAAAAAACGCAGTGCGCATCGACCAGTTCTCGACAGTTCTGTGCGCATCGACCTCTACACCGTGATGTATATTGAGCCAGGCTAAATTGTTTAGCCGATCTTCAGACATTGCTGAtttaaggtatgttttgagacgacaCAAAATTGAAAAGGAGAGTTCATTCGTCGCTGTTATCGCAGGTAAAATTGTCAGAACGTTAAGTATTTGGTAGACATTTGGAAAACGCATCTTCATTGCAAGTATTGAGTGCTTCGAGTGAATATTTGACGTCCTATCCAGCAatgcaaattttacaaaatattttaagcctTAATTGTTAAGGATGCTTGATAAGAAAGACTTGTTACCACCTTCATAAAGTGTCTTGAAACTTTTAAtgagatgttaaaaatttatttaatttttaaattttaggttcATCTTAGACAACACACAG from Chrysoperla carnea chromosome 2, inChrCarn1.1, whole genome shotgun sequence includes these protein-coding regions:
- the LOC123293160 gene encoding zinc finger protein OZF-like isoform X1, whose amino-acid sequence is MSNLIYCRLCGLELPLPCIKTLEQIKDENLDTVIYQCLHINLNLNDVFPKTTCYNCCNAVLEYHNFLNKVQNVQLKLREIFIENALNIKTETNDDETRNFVYEPLFSYMDNKASKKTENSTATNKSPFPFNEVKSEDNDSSNEIVISEPTDLKEETSIKKEENRTETSKQCSKCDFYCESATDLEEHIESFHDDWVFSESESKESKPSKKSLSKTKRQKKALVKKYDCEKCGKSFKQKSDLQRHHFTHVEDKPIECGECGKKFKHPEGLKEHTKKHLPPQENNQYKCDVCNKMLISANGLFYHKKMHEGTYEYICEVCGTKCRTQQNLVGHRLTHQTETPFHCEICTKSFKSEVRLKKHQLVHSDIKPHICDVCGQKFKVKSSLARHHTSHSKELPFECSYCKKCFREKRFLQVHLRQHTGERPYSCKECNHHFTNSSNYIKHMRGRHGNYKPIKNVIILRNAVDS
- the LOC123293160 gene encoding zinc finger protein 501-like isoform X3, with amino-acid sequence MSNLIYCRLCGLELPLPCIKTLEQIKDENLDTVIYQCLHINLNLNDVFPKTTCYNCCNAVLEYHNFLNKVQNVQLKLREIFIENALNIKTETNDDETRNFVYEPLFSYMDNKASKKTENSTATNKSPFPFNEVKSEDNDSSNEIVISEPTDLKEETSIKKEENRTETSKQCSKCDFYCESATDLEEHIESFHDDWVFSESESKESKPSKKSLSKTKRQKKALVKYDCEKCGKSFKQKSHLQRHHFTHVEDKPIKCDECGKRFKHPEGLKEHSRKHLPPQENNQYKCDVCNKMLISANGLLYHKKMHEGTYEYICEVCGAKCRTQQNLAGHRLMHQTETPFNCEICTKAFKTEYGLKKHQLVHSDVKPHVCDVCGQKFKEKRGLVRHHNSHSKELPFECSYCKKCFREKRFLQVHLRQHTGERPYSCKECNHHFTNSSNYIKHMRGRHGNYKPIKNVIILRNAVDS
- the LOC123293160 gene encoding zinc finger protein 501-like isoform X2, which codes for MSNLIYCRLCGLELPLPCIKTLEQIKDENLDTIIYQCLHINLNLNDVFPKTTCYNCCNAVLEYHNFLNKVQNVQIKLREIFIENALNIKTETNDDETRNIVYVPLFSNIDDKASKKTENSTATNKSTFPFNEVKSEDNDSSNEIEISEPTELKEETSVKKEENRTETSKQCSKCDFYCESATDLEEHIESFHDDWVFSESESKECKPSKKSLSKTKRQKKALVKYDCEKCGKSFKQKSHLQRHHFTHVEDKPIKCDECGKRFKHPEGLKEHSRKHLPPQENNQYKCDVCNKMLISANGLLYHKKMHEGTYEYICEVCGAKCRTQQNLAGHRLMHQTETPFNCEICTKAFKTEYGLKKHQLVHSDVKPHVCDVCGQKFKEKRGLVRHHNSHSKELPFECSYCKKCFREKRFLQVHLRQHTGERPYSCKECNHHFTNSSNYIKHMRGRHGNYKPIKNVIILRNAVDS